One window of the Manihot esculenta cultivar AM560-2 chromosome 14, M.esculenta_v8, whole genome shotgun sequence genome contains the following:
- the LOC110631234 gene encoding transcription factor TCP12, producing MYSSSNFDPFQYVQNPTTIASSFANAQSPSSMQEADHSSSSLHFPLPFLDQRDLLLSDVFTQHHPQQQQILVSSANLAAESTREMNPAVSKKATRSNNKKQRSNMNGTKQPISRKRTGKKDRHSKIHTAQGPRDRRMRLSVQIARKFFNLQDMLGFDKASKTIDWLFTKSKAAIKELIDSLPSAKRNGSSGGDQTVSSTSESEIMLPGITMTPDNGDKREMVVEGEPFVSNPRQRLKKTNKPVLNSLARESRDKARARARERTKEKQKIKGLVKSKHFSQANPNKLEQLGSASSLENGESLGFGSQEMESSSKMVREEEEEEPATYLLQHQMNSVRIVDKFLGLTSAPQSCSSFYLSGNFVVPSVGGADFEDEFSGFPGNWDISNGRELQNIHCAMPNMKLSTGNVHVQNPRAIFMTTSDARKQNSSSNFSAISNVQEQNLSSAFMPFLNSHEENPCSVFISDSNEQNPSPSPMTAMDNAGLRSHLTKDQFSCNSNAANKFGSLY from the coding sequence ATGTATTCTTCAAGCAATTTCGATCCTTTTCAATACGTTCAAAATCCGACAACCATAGCAAGCTCCTTCGCAAACGCTCAAAGCCCTAGTTCCATGCAAGAGGCCGAccattcttcatcttctttgcaCTTTCCTTTACCCTTTCTTGATCAACGTGATTTGCTTCTAAGTGACGTCTTTACTCAGCATCACCCTCAACAACAACAGATACTGGTGTCTAGTGCTAATTTGGCAGCAGAGTCGACTCGGGAGATGAACCCTGCTGTTTCAAAGAAGGCAACAAGAAGCAATAACAAGAAACAGAGGAGCAATATGAATGGTACAAAACAGCCGATTTCTCGAAAGAGAACTGGGAAAAAGGACCGCCATAGCAAGATCCATACCGCTCAAGGGCCGAGAGATCGGAGAATGAGGTTATCCGTTCAAATTGCTAGAAAGTTCTTTAATCTCCAAGACATGTTAGGCTTTGACAAAGCAAGCAAAACCATCGACTGGCTGTTCACAAAATCAAAGGCCGCAATCAAGGAACTCATAGACAGTCTCCCTAGTGCGAAGAGAAATGGTAGTAGTGGTGGTGACCAGACTGTTTCTTCTACTTCAGAGAGTGAAATTATGCTACCAGGGATAACGATGACGCCCGATAATGGAGACAAGAGAGAGATGGTAGTAGAAGGTGAACCATTTGTAAGTAATCCTAGACAAAGGctcaaaaaaacaaataaaccaGTCCTTAATTCTCTTGCTCGGGAGTCTAGGGACAAGGCGAGAGCAAGAGCAAGGGAGAGAACAAAAGAGAAACAGAAGATCAAAGGCCTTGTCAAGTCCAAACATTTTTCTCAAGCAAACCCTAACAAATTGGAGCAGTTAGGTTCTGCTAGCTCCCTCGAAAATGGTGAAAGCTTGGGTTTTGGAAGCCAAGAAATGGAGTCTTCTTCAAAGATGGttcgtgaagaagaagaagaagaacctgCAACTTACTTGCTTCAACATCAAATGAATTCTGTAAGAATCGTTGACAAATTTCTGGGGCTTACAAGCGCACCACAATCTTGCTCAAGTTTTTATCTTTCTGGCAACTTTGTGGTTCCAAGTGTTGGTGGGGCTGATTTCGAGGATGAGTTTTCAGGGTTTCCTGGAAATTGGGACATCAGCAATGGAAGAGAACTCCAGAACATACATTGTGCAATGCCAAACATGAAGCTATCAACGGGTAATGTCCATGTTCAAAACCCTCGTGCAATTTTCATGACCACCTCAGATGCACGAAAACAGAATTCTAGTTCAAATTTCAGTGCCATCTCAAATGTTCAAGAACAGAACCTTAGTTCAGCTTTCATGCCCTTTTTAAACTCCCATGAAGAAAACCCTTGTTCAGTTTTCATCTCAGATTCCAATGAACAAAACCCTAGTCCAAGTCCTATGACCGCCATGGACAATGCAGGTTTGCGTTCTCACTTAACAAAAGATCAATTCTCCTGCAATTCTAATGCTGCCAATAAGTTCGGCAGCTTATATTGA